AGATTGTTCCATTAGGATTTTAAcgataatgtaattaattttttaaaagaatcGTTGAAAGTTGTTTTATTTTGTAACGCATACTGATTCAATCAACGAGTTAATTATCATGCATTGTctaatttaatatcattattttgtACAACGAGCGGATTACGACTCTTTATGCACATATATCGAAATGTGTTAATTGACGTAACTGGACAGGGGACTAAACTTCatattagaaatttccaaaagtcactTGGTCATACCTGGTACAGTTAAAATCTTAGTTACGTCAATGCAAATCATATACTGTCTATAATAAATCATTTACAGTACACAAAATAAATTGATGTTTTCGAACGAAGTTGactaaaaaaaatttacatatttgcataaatattcgTAGTCTTGTACCGAAAATCATGCCATGCAAGTTAATTGTACATGAAtagattattattgaatatggaATGAAATAAAAGGAAGATAGAAATTTTGTGACTTAGGCTTTGCGAAAAAAACAACTGCGCAACGGATGAAAGATCACTCGGAGTATTTTTAGAAACGAACGAGTGTTTTCCGTATATTTTCCTTGGCTATTTAAAGCTCGAAGCTGAATCTCTGCCGCGTAGAACCGCTTTTACACGAAATTCGGCAAAGATACGTGAAGAATACTAGTACAGAGTTATAGGATGTTAAATAATATCGTAATTAAAATAGGGAGAGAAGTTATTTTCTTTTTGCACAAtattacaaatacttaaaattgtatataagcGTTTAGGTAAGAGTAACTTAATTGCgagttttacattttacaaagtgaattatttcaaaatttctttcaaCCATCCATAGAATTAAAACTTGCCTTGCATGGCACGAAACGCATCGAGCCAGATCCTTTTTTCCCGCGAAATCGTTAACGATTAAGATAGCGTTGATGCATTGTAAAACGAAACAATTCATAGGGACCAGTCCGCGTTATCGTGTATACCAGAGTGTAACGTAGGCTTCCTTCGATCAAAGATAAGTGCAGGAAGAGAAGCCCTGCACTTATCGCGAAACCGGGGAAAGTCgttctttcttcctttcctcCTAGCATTTTTAGACCTAAATGTGTATTACAGGTTTCAGAGAGGCGACTATCTCCGTACTCGTTTGTCGAGATCGCGTTAACTAAGGGAAGCTTACGTTGCTCCCAATTGCACCATGAAAATTGTGTTCGTTGAAGCTCGTTAGATTAGAATCGTTCTAATCCGATAAGAGGATCGTAAATTCGTGTATGTACAAAATGCCAATTCAATGTTGTTCCGCGAAGAACACGCAGAAAgagtaaaatttaatatattctataaacgaagctttatatttaaataattatatatgtatacatacatattatatatacaaataagatatttctatataaacagataatatatgtatacactacGCGAAGTACGTACCATACACACTCGGTGTGctgttatgtatgtatgtgtctGCGTGCATGTGCGTGTATGAGACTAGTGAACATCAGTTTTTATCGTTGTTAATGCGAAATTGTATCGCGTTGTTCGTGAAATTTATTAGCTACATTGCCGTTTTGCGTGTATATTTATCTACAGAGTTTAGATGTGTGTGTATCGGTATAtatgttcttttctttttttgtggATCGTTAGTACCAGTGATGGACGAGCGTGCACTCGCGAGCACTGTTGGGCAGTAGTCTACAGACCATGTGTTCATCGATTATCAGGAGTGGAGGATGTCTCTGCGTTTCCCTAGGTCTTAGACCTCCATGAGTTTTCTCCCTAGATTTTCTACAGACTTCTTAGGTTCTCAAGCCTCTTCCTTCATAAGCTTTCTGTAGGTTCTCCCTGAGTTGCCCTAAGTACTAAAGCTCTTTCGCGGACACTGATCTGCCCATCGCTGGTTAACACGACTTATCCTATTATCTGTATGAGTAAGCGTCTACGCGATGGCAATGTGCGAAGCAACGTGGTTGGCGTAGCACGTGGTCCACCTCTATTTGTGTATCACGATGAATAAAAACATGTGACTTAACTCTGCCATAAGTATCCTTTCTATTTTGCGAACACTAAGTATAAGATATAGCTTGATATCGCGCTGGGTACCGCGGAGGACACTCGACCAAATTCGTTTATAAATTCCTTACACCTTTCTTGGGTCATTACTAGTCTAACACTAAAATTATACTAATCACAAAAACAATATTCTAAATAACTACTGATCTTCAATGGAAAATTATGCGAGTCCATGTAAACATTACTATAGAATTCATTGAACTTTGAATAAGGAAAGTCCCACAGCTCGTATCGCTATCAGAATATCTgcagtaaattatatttttaaaatttgaaagaagacACATCGATTTGACCAGCACGCAGTTGCCCATTGGAAGCGTGCGTGACCCACAATTGGATCCAGAGTGGGGTACGCCTCATAAAATCCTTGTGCATTGAATCTAGTGTTTACAGTACCAGTTCAGAGCCTGACAACATCGCTTCAAAGTGAGTATGACTGTttgacattttaaatattttaccttGTAGTTTGCATGTCCTATTCTCATCCATTTTTACAGTCACACCTACAATATTATATCGCCCGAAGGGTCACTGactgataaatatttaaacgtaTCTCGATTGCGCGTTTCCATCCACGTTACGACTCTTTCGCGTTATTAATCATTACCAGtctataatatttcattattttttcattattcataTTTATCAGCAAATCTTTACGTCCTCAAAgataaattgcaaatatttatctATGCAAGAATATAGATATACCTATTAATCTATATAAGAATTAACATTGTAGAAAGATAACAATTCTATTTTTGGTCCGTTGTTGAACGATTCGCGAAAGAATTTTATTCGCTCAGACAAAACAAATCTTGTCCAGTCCTGAAGCATTCCGCTCATTATTTTCTTACATAAAACTTGTTTGTACATTTTCACTGAAGTAGCTCTTTGTCTTCTACTATGTTAATTATCGTCTCAGAGACACAAAGCACTACGTTGGCTTGCTGTTCGAAAATAACGGAAAATCTGAGTCATTCTTGATAAATCTGGTTACTCAACAGGTCACCAAGATCGATTTGATGTTGTCCCCAGATACGTAGCACAGATTATCGTTCTTTGTCTCGTAAAATTAAGTGAATTATGTATAAAGAAGTATTTTGCAAGTTTGTTAATCCGGTATATGACATCACGGGGATAATGTTTTAATTATCTGCACAGGTTTTTATAGCATATAAGGAAAGTATCAAAGAAATAAATTGATAACGATTCACTTCCTCGTAATAAATTGTTGAACGACTTTTTTTACCATATAAATTCTTAGAAtacttgtatcgttcgataatgaAAATTGTGGCTTGTAATTTTTGTTGCAGATGGGAACAATGAAATGTTTGATATTTCTAGCAGGATGTTTTGTATTCGCGAAAGCACATACGTATCATATGGGCGGCTGTCCCATCGTGGAACCGATGCAAGGATTCCAAATGAGCAGAGTAAGTACACAGCATTTATTGTTAGCCGTTCAGAAAATTTCACGCGTATCATTGTAGTTTCTAGGAGTATGGTACGTAATACAGAAAACTTCAACTGCCAGTAAATGCATCACTTACAACTACACTCGGGGCGAGGAACCGGGAGAATACGTTATAACGCAAGATTCTGATCATCCGATGTTAGGTAAAATATGAAAGTTCAAACGAGACTAGGTCTCAACTAATATTCATGAAGCACCTTCTTTTCTCGGTGCTCCAAGAAAGGAGCTTTTCAATGTTTTATCGCTAAGAGATTCAGATAATAGGCAAATACGTTGCTGCAAGGGATGAGATTTTCTTTTATAGCTGCCTGTTGATGGCGCTATATATATTGCTGGAAGCTTTTGAATTGATAAAGGAGATCGTCGGATCTCATCGGGACTCATAAAAGCATGTCAATAGGATAACTGTCTGGCAAGTGGGATGAATTATCCGTAATGAAGAGACGTCTGTATGCGCAGGTCTTACACCATTGAAGCACGAGTATCATTACACCGGTGAATTGTCCGTTCCGGAACCGAGTACGCCAGGCCGAATGCAAGTTCGTTTTCCTCTTAGTGAGTATCGCGATGTTATACCGTTTAGAAACAAATTCCTTTCACCGATCTGACCTTCGCATCCGATTCGTCGTTCATGGAAATTTCGTCCGTGAACTTTCGGCGGGCAGTTGATCTACtgatttacattaatttatcgGAGCAGGTCATTATGTCCCGAATGAAAATCAAGTCCATCAGACTTTCCTTAAATCTCTCCCCTCCTTATTAAACGTTTAAGCAGCCCCTGCAATGTATCAATtgcccaattacaatctctaaTAATTGTTAATCCTCGGAATATCGAGCCACATTCGTGACGCAATTTATGAGAAAAATCATGGAGCAGAGCTTGATTGATTTTGTTGAAAGGTGTTGCCGGAAGCGCGTCTCACGTGGTGTTCCTGACGGACTACGACAACTACGCGGGAATCTTCACCTGCCAAAAATTGGCATTCGCTCATCGGCAAAGCGCGACGATCCTCTCCAGACATCGAGAACTGAGCAAAGTTTACGTGGACCAGATACGTGAACGGTTAAGCTCGTTCGGAGTAGATCCTTTCGATCTCAGCATCGTCCCTCAAACAGGGTGCTCCAGAAACAACGATACGTTCGACATCAACGTTAACCCTAATACGTTCACCAGCGAAAGTTTAGGCAACGTAGTTCGCAAAGCTGGAGAGAAGCTGGGTGACGGTGTTCAATGGGTGGCTAATACGGGAAGCAAGGTGTACCATAAATTGGCAGGAGACGAGCAGAACACCACTAAACCGGAAGATAAGGCAGGAGTCGGCACTTACAAGGAGGTAGACACCAACGAGGTTGGATGGATCCCGTAAAATCAGGATGTTGGAATTTAGATCTCTTAATTTTTAAGACGTCGACAATATTTGGTTGTTAAATGATTATGATCTGTTTAGAAATAGCAGGAGAACCAAAGACTAACCGAAACGTATATTTTTGCAAGATtgtgaatgaaataaaaacttTGAGAGTTGAATGAAGATGTTCTTATTCCCTTTATACTGTACCTACGTCAGAATAAATAATTCACAAATATTTCCGTGATATTTTTATAAGTATAATTGCGGTGAAAGATATCCTCAGCGACTTTCGGGGAAGTGGGTCAAGGATACGAGATATTGCATAATATTTAATTGcttaatcgatcgatcgatcatagTGACCAAACCTATTTCGATTCCTTATTTTCTAAAACATCTACATTAAATACGAGGCGTTTTACCCTGAACGTGACTGGTCGAAGGATGCACAGTGGAAGGAAGAAGGTCACCTGCATATGTCCTGCGGCaattgtaacaaattaattCGATCTATTTACAGCCGTTAACTTATATACCTTATAAACATGCGTCGTATCACGTGATTCGGAATCTCCCCCGTGTAATCTGGACCAAGCGGATTCGCGTATCTATATACCTCTGTGCATATTAGTAATCCTGACGAACCATTTGAACGATCAGTTTGAGAGCAACCGTCGGGGAGTCAAGTAAATCTTTGTTCCAACCGGAGGACATCCTGCGTCGGCTCTCCTGGCTCGCGAATGTTGTAGATTCGCGACGAAGACCTTTTCGCGGGAGCATCTTGATCCTGAGGAACCTAACAATCGTTGTCATTGGGGATTAAACGAGAtcgaaatttttcattgtaCGTATATCAATTTGATGTAGAATAGAACCTTTGCGAATTAACCCCTCTAAGATATTTATGGTATCCAATTGTAGTTTTGAAGGGATTAACAAGGGGTTAAACTCTTATTTCTTATCCTTTTCGTGAGAAGATTTCGAAATCAAGAATAATCGCGTATAAATATCACCGGGAAACGATCGAACCCCGGAACACGTATCGTTAATTTACACGAAAGTCAAAGCCATAAATCCGTCGTT
Above is a genomic segment from Megachile rotundata isolate GNS110a chromosome 15, iyMegRotu1, whole genome shotgun sequence containing:
- the LOC100879375 gene encoding apolipoprotein D isoform X2, giving the protein MGTMKCLIFLAGCFVFAKAHTYHMGGCPIVEPMQGFQMSRFLGVWYVIQKTSTASKCITYNYTRGEEPGEYVITQDSDHPMLGVAGSASHVVFLTDYDNYAGIFTCQKLAFAHRQSATILSRHRELSKVYVDQIRERLSSFGVDPFDLSIVPQTGCSRNNDTFDINVNPNTFTSESLGNVVRKAGEKLGDGVQWVANTGSKVYHKLAGDEQNTTKPEDKAGVGTYKEVDTNEVGWIP
- the LOC100879375 gene encoding apolipoprotein D isoform X1, yielding MGTMKCLIFLAGCFVFAKAHTYHMGGCPIVEPMQGFQMSRFLGVWYVIQKTSTASKCITYNYTRGEEPGEYVITQDSDHPMLGLTPLKHEYHYTGELSVPEPSTPGRMQVRFPLSVAGSASHVVFLTDYDNYAGIFTCQKLAFAHRQSATILSRHRELSKVYVDQIRERLSSFGVDPFDLSIVPQTGCSRNNDTFDINVNPNTFTSESLGNVVRKAGEKLGDGVQWVANTGSKVYHKLAGDEQNTTKPEDKAGVGTYKEVDTNEVGWIP
- the LOC100879375 gene encoding uncharacterized protein LOC100879375 isoform X3, which translates into the protein MFDISSRMFCIRESTYVSYGRLSHRGTDARIPNEQSLTPLKHEYHYTGELSVPEPSTPGRMQVRFPLSVAGSASHVVFLTDYDNYAGIFTCQKLAFAHRQSATILSRHRELSKVYVDQIRERLSSFGVDPFDLSIVPQTGCSRNNDTFDINVNPNTFTSESLGNVVRKAGEKLGDGVQWVANTGSKVYHKLAGDEQNTTKPEDKAGVGTYKEVDTNEVGWIP